The Drechmeria coniospora strain ARSEF 6962 chromosome 02, whole genome shotgun sequence genome has a segment encoding these proteins:
- a CDS encoding long-chain fatty acid transporter → MPVPLALAAPAWAAGLAYANARTGFWYDRKLFMCAFKSAGRIFFRERRGRLNLFYLLEDRARHPSTANKDLLIFEGNRFSYAQVYERVLRYGAWLKKHLGIKPKDIVAIDFQNSDNFIMLWWGLWSIGAKPAFINYNLTGDPLAHCIKSANTKLCLVDPAVADHVTDHVREKLGGSVQFLVFSPDVEAECLACPPTRAPDEDRHEDGISTLATLIFTSGTTGMPKAAVVSWSRCIVGSTVPEVLLGRGSKDILYTSMPLYHSSASILAFCATVSSGSTLALGRKFSTKVFWQECRAAGATSIQYVGETLRYLLAAPPQMDATTGENLDRKHGVTLAFGNGLRPDIWNEFKDRFGIETIAEFYASTEGPFATWNVSRNDLTAGAIGRNGWLFNAFLRLQVSLVAVDWQTDAPIRNPKTGFCRKVKGGEPGEMLFKLPVHDLERLFQGYYGNQKATVAKVMRDVFAKGDAWYRTGDVARWYGDGRVFFTDRIGDTFRWKSENVSTVEVSQAVGLHPSVREANVYGVELPHHDGRAGCVAICFDQNPPPRDTLRSLASHVREALPRYAVPLFLRIVPEVGGGGQTTGTNKQQKHTLRQAGVQPGKGDADGMFWLKGDTYVPFGENEWKALQRGSVKL, encoded by the exons ATGCCAG TTCcgctcgctctcgccgctcCCGCCTGGGCTGCTGGTCTTGCCTACGCCAACGCCCGCACCGGCTTCTGGTATGATCGGAAACTTTTCATGTGCGCCTTCAAGAGCGCCGGTCGCATCTTTTTTCGAGAgcgtcgcggccgcctcAACCTCTTCTACCTTCTCGAGGACCGCGCTCGACACCCCTCCACGGCAAACAAGGACCTCTTGATATTCGAAGGCAACCGGTTCAGCTATGCTCAAGTCTATGAACGCGTCCTGCGCTACGGTGCTTGGTTGAAGAAGCATCTGGGCATCAAGCCGAAGGATATTGTCGCCATCGACTTTCAAAATTCTGACAATTTCATCATGCTGTGGTGGGGGCTATGGAGCATCGGCGCAAAACCGGCCTTCATCAACTACAATCTGACCGGTGATCCTCTGGCACACTGCATCAAGTCGGCCAACACCAAGCTGTGCCTCGTCGatcctgccgtcgccgaccatgTCACCGACCATGTTCGGGAAAAGCTCGGTGGCAGCGTTCAGTTTCTCGTCTTCTCCCCAGACGTCGAGGCTGAATGTCTCGCGTGTCCTCCCACGAGAGCGCCGGATGAGGATCGCCACGAAGACGGCATATCTACCTTGGCCACCCTCATCTTCACTTCCGGCACCACAGGCATGCCtaaggcggccgtcgtgtccTGGTCCAGgtgcatcgtcggcagcacCGTCCCCGaggtcctcctcggccgtggcagCAAGGACATCCTCTACACGTCAATGCCGCTGTACCATTCCTCCGCCAGCATTCTTGCCTTCTGCGCCACCGTGTCTTCTGGCAGCACCCTGGCTCTCGGTCGCAAGTTCTCCACCAAGGTGTTTTGGCAAGAGTGCCGGGCCGCGGGTGCCACGTCCATCCAGTACGTCGGTGAGACGCTACGCTACTTGCTCGCTGCGCCGCCGCAGATGGATGCCACCACGGGCGAAAACCTCGATCGCAAGCACGGCGTGACGTTGGCGTTTGGCAACGGCCTCCGTCCAGACATTTGGAACGAGTTCAAGGACCGCTTCGGCATCGAAACCATTGCAGAGTTCTACGCCTCCACTGAAGGCCCCTTCGCGACGTGGAACGTCAGCCGAAACGACCTCACCGCCGGAGCCATCGGTCGCAACGGCTGGCTCTTCAATGCCTTTCTTCGCCTGCAGGTGTCCCTCGTCGCGGTTGATTGGCAGACCGATGCCCCAATCCGCAACCCCAAGACAGGCTTCTGTCGGAAGGTCAAAGGTGGCGAGCCCGGCGAGATGCTCTTCAAGTTGCCCGTCCACGATCTGGAGCGACTTTTCCAAGGCTATTACGGGAATCAGAAAGCCACGGTTGCAAAGGTGATGCGCGACGTCTTCGCCAAGGGAGACGCTTGGTATCGAACGGGCGACGTCGCTCGATGGTACGGGGATGGTCGCGTCTTTTTCACCGACCGAATCGGCGACACGTTCCGCTGGAAGTCGGAGAACGTATCAACCGTCGAGGTTAGCCAAGCGGTCGGCCTGCACCCTTCCGTTCGCGAGGCCAATGTGTATGGGGTGGAGCTTCCTCACCACGATGGCCGTGCTGGATGTGTCGCCATCTGCTTCGACCAaaacccgccgccgcgcgacACCCTGCGCAGCCTGGCTTCGCACGTCCGCGAGGCCCTACCACGCTACGCCGTGCCATTGTTCCTGCGTATTGTtcccgaggtcggcggcggcggtcagACGACTGGTACGAACAAGCAGCAAAAGCACACGCTGCGTCAGGCGGGTGTGCAGCCAGGCAAAGGCGACGCAGACGGCATGTTCTGGCTCAAGGGTGATACGTATGTGCCGTTTGGCGAAAACGAATGGAAGGCACTTCAGCGGGGCAGCGTGAAGCTATAG
- a CDS encoding putative Sulfite oxidase, producing the protein MKSRFSMRLALRLQPISRSKALSFRQPCRHPQQHRRAFQTSPPRLAPQGKGHSYHSINPALAPAPASRARTLAAATGLASLLALLYLSSTPAASLDASAVYKYASDPSPELETPSIADARDPSLPRFRISEVRKHGAGAENPWVIHEDKVYDITDWIPAHPGGQVILRAAGGSIDPYWDIFSIHKSQYVYDILSQYLIGYVDQADLVNGKPAQEQIEDPFADDPVRHPALITKTAKPRNAETPEDALGAQFLTPNDLFYVRNHMWVPKIDEASADAHVLSIELLDGTVRQYTLKELKTKFASHKITAVLQCSGNRRKHMTEGSGRSTNGLQWAAGAISNASWEGVLLSDVLADAGFDIKEGLSGASETKHVHFSGLEAYASSIPIRKAVDPQGDVILAYSMNDEPLPRDHGYPLRALVPGHVAARSVKWLNQITLSDEESTSQWQRKDYKCFGPNETKVDWDAAPAIQEMPVQSAITGVKLRGWRDTPESSASAGIKDGKPTKGAAPVQGISLNGYAFSGGGRSIIRVDISFDGGSSWTQAQLLPDGVGKDGSPSPGQGHGAWSWKRWRFDGDIPMTAFQDQEGSCSPRRCTTVIAKATDDVYNTQPESHAATWNLRGNLATAWHRVQVCADCSPGSRAVTLADDKKP; encoded by the coding sequence ATGAAATCCCGATTTTCGATGCGTCTCGCCTTGAGACTGCAGCCAATTTCCCGAAGCAAGGCTCTGTCATTTCGGCAGCCATGCCGACACCCGCAGCAGCATAGGAGGGCCTTCCAAACCTCCCCCCCACGGCTTGCTCCTCAGGGCAAAGGACACTCGTATCACAGCATAAATCCGGCTttggctccggctccggcttcTAGAGCGAGGACCCTTGCAGCGGCCACGGGACTGGCATCGTTGTTGGCTTTACTCTATCTCTCCTCGACCCCTGCTGCCAGCCTCGATGCATCCGccgtgtacaagtatgccTCGGACCCGAGCCCGGAGCTCGAGACACCATCGATTGCCGATGCGCGCGACCCCAGTCTGCCCCGCTTCAGAATCTCGGAGGTCCGCAAACATGGCGCCGGTGCAGAGAACCCCTGGGTCATCCACGAGGACAAAGTCTATGATATCACCGATTGGATCCCGGCCCATCCAGGGGGGCAGGTTATCCTCCGTGCCGCCGGTGGCTCTATCGACCCTTACTGGGACATCTTCTCTATCCACAAGAGCCAGTATGTCTATGATATTCTTTCCCAGTATCTCATCGGCTACGTTGATCAGGCCGATCTCGTCAACGGCAAGCCTGCCCAGGAACAGATCGAGGACCCATTTGCCGACGACCCGGTGAGACACCCGGCACTCATCACGAAGACGGCGAAACCTCGCAACGCAGAGACGCCCGAGGATGCCCTTGGTGCTCAATTCCTTACTCCTAATGATCTTTTCTACGTCCGCAATCACATGTGGGTGCCAAAGATTGACGAAGCCTCGGCGGACGCCCATGTGCTCAGTatcgagctcctcgatggTACCGTCCGACAATACACGTTGAAGGAACTCAAGACCAAGTTCGCAAGCCACAAGATCACAGCCGTCTTGCAGTGCTCGGGCAATCGGAGGAAGCACATGACCGAGGGTTCGGGTCGGTCTACGAACGGACTGCAGTGGGCGGCCGGTGCCATCTCCAATGCGTCCTGGGAGGGTGTTCTCCTCTCAgacgtcctcgccgatgcTGGCTTCGACATCAAGGAAGGCCTCAGTGGTGCCAGTGAAACGAAACACGTCCACTTCTCCGGGCTTGAAGCTTACGCCTCGTCCATCCCCATTAGAAAGGCTGTTGATCCCCAAGGTGATGTCATTCTCGCCTACTCCATGAATGACGAGCCTCTGCCGCGAGACCACGGTTACCCACTACGAGCTCTCGTCCCCGGCCATGTCGCCGCCCGCTCAGTCAAGTGGCTGAATCAAATCACGTTaagcgacgaggagagcaCCAGTCAGTGGCAGCGCAAAGATTACAAGTGCTTCGGCCCCAACGAGACAAAGGTCGACTGGGATGCCGCCCCGGCCATCCAGGAAATGCCAGTCCAGAGCGCCATCACCGGTGTCAAACTCCGAGGATGGAGGGACACTCCTGAAAGTAGCGCCTCCGCAGGCATCAAGGATGGCAAGCCGACCAAAGGAGCCGCCCCAGTCCAGGGCATTTCTCTCAACGGCTACGCTTTCTCGGGTGGCGGCCGGTCCATCATCCGTGTCGACATCTCCTTTGACGGTGGCTCCTCCTGGACCCAGGCACAACTGCtacccgacggcgtcggaaaGGACGGATCCCCGTCGCCGGGCCAAGGCCATGGTGCGTGGAGCTGGAAACGCTGGCGGTTCGACGGAGATATTCCCATGACCGCCTTTCAAGACCAAGAAGGCAGTTGCAGTCCTCGGCGATGCACAACAGTCATCGCCAAGGCCACCGACGATGTCTATAACACTCAACCCGAGAGTCATGCCGCTACGTGGAATCTACGAGGGAACCTGGCTACGGCATGGCATCGTGTCCAGGTCTGTGCCGACTGCTCCCCCGGTTCCCGCGCAGTCACATTGGCCGATGACAAGAAGCCTTAA
- a CDS encoding Armadillo-type fold protein yields the protein MPGLVSATGVLAFLADEEPELKVFALQTLNDDIDTVWTEVAGSLSQIEALFEDDSFPERQLAALVLAKVYYHLQAYNDSMVFALAAGDLFKLEAPSEFEETIISKCVDQYIAVTAAKHAKPKASKTAELPELTTFSHAADGALMSPTTPFSHTTLPSKSLLSRASLDNTIFEATFQPLTKQGRSSSIAQLPDQATEASLQRVIERLFESCLKHGRYRQVVGIAVESKNLEVLRRVIKRANEERSKSKTPDGVSSPAEELMEYALGICMDIVQERAFRTQILRLILDLLHDIPNPDYFAIAKCVVYLNSDDEASHMLQTLVDNGDRTSIANAYQIAFDLYDNGTQEFLGKVLASLPSGKSTKTDNETEGSDKENSESKPLLANEGQGQDSEEEELPPNVAKVYRNIRSILDGSKTIRLNLEFLYRNNHTDLSILNKVRDSLEGRNSIFHTAVTFCNAFMNQGTTNDKFFRDNLDWLGKAVNWSKFTATAALGVIHRGNLSQSRKLLEPYLPRQGGLSSGSIFSQGGALYAYGLIHANHGADALDYLKMQLGQAEEEVVQHGGALGLGIAGMATGDGEIFEKLKEILFQDSALNGEAVGLAMGLIMLGTGNVKALEDMITYAHETTHEKIVRGVAMGMALIMYGRQEGADVLIEGLLNDPDPTLRYGGIMTVALAYCGTGSNKAIRKLLHTAVSDVNDDVRRIAVMSLGFILFRKPGSVPRMVELLSESYNPHVRYGSAMALGISCAGTGLDEAIDLLEPMMKDPTDFVRQGALISLAMIMVQQNEVMNPKVATMRKSLRKVVSDRHEDAMTKFGASLALGIIDAGGRNCTIGLQTQTGNLNMAGIVGMSIFTQYWYWFPFTHFLSLSFSPTAMIGLDHDLEMPDFKFHCATRQSLFDYPPKQEVKTEEGPALIATAILSTTAQAKRRAQKKERAQRRESMDVDVPPPKTGDKMDVDEEKRPEDRKDEDKKDDVKDHKDGEEKETSTDAKKKPEKEKIGYDLENMSRVLPGQLKYISFPAGRYKPVKKPTGGPLLLDDTQPEEPKTLIEEKLKKVTTERAPVAGQQNARIGGGRSGGRTLLEGLVDPARGSTGNPVMDQLLRSQAQGRSPFGLPEVRAGVDGGVGSGAAAAAGVLTAVDEDAEGDEEAQVPGEFDYFTDGEVEDE from the exons CGAGGCCCTATTCGAAGACGACTCATTCCCCGAGCGGCAGCTCGCCGCTCTCGTACTTGCCAAGGTGTACTATCACCTCCAGGCGTACAATGACAGCATGGTCTTTGCCCTTGCCGCTGGCGATCTCTTCAAGCTCGAGGCGCCCAGCGAATTTGAGGAGACCATCATCTCCAAATGTGTTGACCAGTACATTGCTGTTACTGCCGCCAAGCACGCGAAGCCGAAAGCCTCCAAAACCGCCGAGCTGCCCGAGCTGACGACCTTTTCccacgccgccgatggcgcaCTCATgtccccgacgacgccattCTCTCATACGACTCTGCCGTCAAAGTCACTCCTCTCCCGAGCGTCCCTCGACAACACGATATTTGAGGCTACCTTCCAGCCTCTCACCAAACAAGGACGTTCGAGCTCCATCGCCCAGCTGCCCGACCAAGCGACCGAAGCGTCTCTGCAGAGGGTGATTGAGCGGCTGTTTGAGAGCTGCCTCAAGCACGGCCGTTACAGGCAGGTGGTGGGAATCGCCGTCGAGTCCAAGAATCTCGAGGTTCTTCGTCGCGTCATCAAGCGTGCCAACGAAGAGCGCTCCAAATCCAAGACTCCAGATGGGGTCTCGAGCCCGGCAGAGGAACTGATGGAGTACGCGCTCGGCATCTGCATGGATATCGTCCAGGAGCGAGCCTTCCGAACCCAGATCCTGCGCCTCATTCTCGACTTGCTGCATGATATCCCGAACCCCGATTAtttcgccatcgccaagtGTGTCGTCTATCTCAACTCGGATGACGAAGCGTCGCACATGCTTCAGACCCTGGTCGACAACGGCGATCGCACGTCCATCGCCAACGCCTACCAGATCGCCTTTGACTTGTATGACAACGGTACCCAGGAGTTCTTGGGCAAGGTCCTCGCATCCCTGCCGTCCGGCAAGAGCACCAAAACCGACAACGAGACCGAGGGCAGCGACAAGGAGAACAGCGAGAGTAAGCCTCTCCTGGCAAACGAGGGGCAAGGACAGGATtcggaggaggaagagttGCCCCCCAATGTTGCCAAGGTGTACCGCAACATTCgatccatcctcgacggctccaAGACGATTCGCCTGAATCTCGAGTTCCTCTACCGCAACAATCACACGGATTTGAGCATTCTGAACAAGGTTCGCGATAGTCTCGAGGGGCGCAATTCCATCTTTCACACCGCCGTCACCTTCTGCAATGCCTTCATGAACCAGGGCACCACCAACGACAAGTTTTTCCGCGATAACCTGGACTGGCTTGGCAAGGCCGTCAACTGGTCCAAGTTCACTGCCACCGCTGCGCTTGGCGTCATCCACCGTGGAAACCTTTCTCAGTCCCGAAAACTTCTCGAACCCTAccttcctcgacaaggaGGCCTAAGTAGTGGTTCCATTTTCAGTCAAGGTGGTGCTCTCTATGCCTATGGGCTCATTCACGCCAACCACGGCGCCGATGCGCTCGACTATCTCAAGATGCAGCTTGgccaggccgaggaggaggtggtccAGCATGGCGGTGCTCTTGGCTTGGGCATTGCCGGCATGGCCACGGGAGATGGCGAGATATTCGAGAAGCTCAAAGAGATCCTATTCCAAGACTCGGCGCTCAACGGCGAGGCTGTTGGTCTGGCCATGGGCCTCATCAtgctcggcaccggcaatGTCAAGGCTCTCGAGGACATGATCACGTACGCACACGAGACGACGCACGAGAAAATTGTCCGCGGAGTTGCCATGGGCATGGCTCTGATCATGTACGGTCGCCAGGAGGGGGCGGATGTCCTGATCGAGGGGCTCTTGAACGACCCCGACCCTACCTTGCGTTATGGCGGTATCATGACGGTTGCCCTCGCCTACTGCGGTACCGGCAGCAACAAGGCGATCCGGAAGCTCCTTCACACTGCCGTCAGCGACGTCAACGACGATGTCCGTCGCATCGCCGTCATGAGCCTAGGATTTATCCTCTTCCGCAAGCCCGGCAGCGTCCCTCGCATGGTGGAGCTGCTGTCCGAGTCGTACAACCCGCACGTCCGCTACGGTTCTGCCATGGCCTTGGGAATTTCCTGCGCCGGAACCGGGCTTGATGAGGCCATCGACCTGTTGGAGCCGATGATGAAGGACCCTACCGACTTTGTCCGACAAGGTGCGCTCATATCGCTGGCCATGATCATGGTGCAGCAGAACGAGGTGATGAACCCGAAGGTGGCCACGATGCGCAAGTCCCTCCGGAAGGTGGTCAGTGATCGCCACGAGGATGCCATGACCAAGTTTGGTGCATCCCTCGCCCTGGGCATCATCGATGCTGGCGGCCGCAACTGCACGATTGGACTGCAGACCCAGACTGGCAATCTCAACATGGCTGGGATCGTCGGCATGTCCATCTTCACGCAGTACTGGTATTGGTTCCCCTTCACACACTTCCTGTCACTAAGCTTTTCGCCCACGGCCATGATTGGCCTCGATCACGACCTCGAAATGCCCGACTTCAAGTTCCACTGCGCAACGCGACAAAGCCTCTTTGATTACCCGCCAAAGCAAGAGGTCAAGACCGAGGAGGGTCCTGCGTTGATAGCTACCGCTATTCTCTCGACCACTGCGCAAGCGAAGCGGAGGGCGCAGAAGAAGGAACGGGCTCAGCGTCGGGAGAGCATGGATGTCGACGTGCCACCACCGAAGACCGGCGACAAgatggacgtggacgaggagaagaGACCCGAGGACCGGAAAGACGAGGATAAGAAGGACGACGTCAAGGACCACAAGGATggggaggagaaggaaaCATCGACAGATGCGAAGAAGAAACCCGAGAAGGAAAAGATTGGCTACGACCTGGAAAACATGAGCCGAGTCCTGCCTGGCCAACTGAAGTACATAAGCTTCCCGGCTGGTCGGTATAAGCCGGTGAAAAAG CCCACCGGTGGccctctgctcctcgacgacactCAGCCGGAGGAGCCCAAAACACTGATTGAAGAGAAGCTGAAGAAGGTGACGACCGAGCGCGCGCCGGTTGCCGGGCAGCAAAACGCAAGAATAGGGGGCGGTCGATCGGGCGGCAGGACGTTGCTGGAGGGCCTCGTGGATCCGGCCCGAGGCTCAACGGGAAACCCGGTGATGGATCAGCTTCTGCGAAGCCAGGCCCAGGGCCGGTCACCGTTTGGCCTGCCAGAGGTTCGGGCAGGCGTTGATGGTGGTGTGGGCTCTGgagcagcagctgctgcggGTGTATTAAccgccgtggacgaggacgccgagggcgatgagGAGGCGCAAGTCCCTGGCGAGTTTGATTACTTCACAGATGgagaggtcgaggacgagtaA